The Dethiosulfovibrio peptidovorans DSM 11002 genome has a window encoding:
- the pth gene encoding aminoacyl-tRNA hydrolase: MKLFVGLGNPGLKYGQTRHNVGWMVVDRLVDELALGAPQEKFKSYIWGPVLMDGERVFLMKPLTYMNASGEAIRDFLRYHPVDLEDLLVIYDDVALDVGRIRIRARGSAGGHNGMKSIIACLGFSEIPRLRIGVGPKPDRIPLVDFVLGRFPEDRIPDLLSSLDRACSACRELCSNSLEHVMNRFN; the protein is encoded by the coding sequence TTGAAGCTGTTCGTAGGTCTGGGGAACCCCGGGTTAAAATACGGCCAGACCAGACATAACGTTGGCTGGATGGTCGTTGACAGGTTAGTGGACGAGCTAGCTTTAGGCGCTCCGCAGGAGAAGTTCAAGTCTTACATATGGGGGCCTGTACTTATGGACGGAGAGAGGGTCTTCCTGATGAAGCCCTTGACCTACATGAATGCCAGTGGAGAGGCCATAAGGGATTTTCTCCGATATCATCCTGTGGATCTGGAGGATCTCCTGGTTATTTACGATGACGTGGCCTTGGATGTCGGACGAATCCGTATCAGAGCGAGAGGGTCTGCCGGTGGACATAACGGCATGAAATCGATCATAGCCTGCCTGGGTTTCAGCGAAATCCCCAGACTTCGGATAGGGGTAGGTCCCAAACCGGACAGAATACCCTTGGTCGACTTTGTCTTGGGACGATTTCCAGAGGATCGGATTCCCGATCTCCTAAGTTCCCTGGACAGAGCCTGTTCTGCCTGTAGAGAGCTGTGCTCCAACTCGTTGGAACACGTCATGAATAGGTTCAATTAA
- a CDS encoding DEAD/DEAH box helicase encodes MLDLFDGSRAFFFPFKGAVRAWICRERSSRLTVLLPDENQAEDFYSDAKILLSHEKIFRLPDIPLEKGIVDDPASMVARGHVLRKWSEEGGILISTPGGMMSPFMNSEGLLSLRIGECAGRDRLISWLDSSGYSRSDLVWKPGEYAVRGGIVDLFDPSSRMPLRVVFFDDEIEEMRLFSPEDQTSKCKVEAFSVWELGDRVTPSAASTVSEKGEVFLFDPIRSQINADSFRSIWNDLSAKWNIPEERWDRFLIDTPLLYRFESGLGVRQRRLSLREVPRFRGRISEMAVQISRWREQGYYVAIRSSSPLPSDFEGMDWQPEPLSSGFIDDEEKMVFLSDVEMYGIRPDRRTERQGTPKDWSILFEARDWLVHEDHGLCRYGGLESVEGSWGRQEFLVLEFQDKKRLLLPTGQISRISPYKGSVDESTVPDRLGSSRWSTSLRKAERQIEEEAKELLELYAKRKIAKGHAFSPDGEAMEEFERSFPHEETIDQLKAISDVKKDMESPRPMDRLVVGDVGYGKTEVALRAVFKAAMDGFQVLVLVPTTVLAQQHYMTFRSRMGPFPLKVELLSRFVSQRRQNEILTGLADGSVDVVIGTHRLLQNDLKIRRLGLIIVDEEHRFGVAHKERFRKLRSGVDVLTLSATPIPRTFSMAMKGMRDVSIIETPPGNRPAIITVTGAWDDGLVRKALAREMARGGQVYMLHNRVGTIEERAGWVKSRFPDVRVAFAHGRMRENELEETMMAFYDGEIDILVCTTIVESGLDVGRANTLVVDDSRLLGLAQMHQLRGRVGRRDDTAYAFFLYPSDCVLPHSTAERLDAIGRLSFQGAGYELAKEDLHIRGGGDLLGMSQHGHRERVGLQLYYRKLRDEVDRLRGGTTGETEMEIRIPLSIPESYISVSALRLAIYRRIDEIEDLEGRENLRNELQDRFGPIPSEVDRLLDLALLRTICRKRGIIRCMLSEERCEITLGEKTDVRLSALWTEKKDEMVGPGGRSGIISLLDILTDRKSTEGVIS; translated from the coding sequence TTGTTGGATCTTTTCGACGGCTCGAGAGCTTTTTTCTTTCCCTTCAAGGGGGCGGTCAGGGCTTGGATATGTCGAGAGCGGTCGAGCCGCCTTACCGTGCTGCTTCCCGATGAGAATCAGGCAGAGGATTTCTATTCCGACGCTAAAATTCTGCTCTCCCACGAGAAGATATTCAGGTTGCCCGATATTCCATTGGAAAAGGGGATCGTCGACGACCCGGCCTCTATGGTCGCAAGAGGTCACGTTCTTCGAAAGTGGTCCGAGGAAGGGGGCATACTGATCTCCACTCCAGGCGGGATGATGTCTCCCTTTATGAATTCCGAAGGACTTCTCTCCCTAAGAATAGGGGAGTGTGCGGGCAGAGACCGTCTTATCTCCTGGCTGGATTCATCCGGCTATTCCAGAAGCGATCTGGTGTGGAAACCAGGAGAATATGCCGTAAGAGGAGGGATCGTCGATCTGTTCGATCCTTCCTCTCGAATGCCTCTGAGGGTAGTTTTTTTCGACGACGAGATAGAGGAGATGCGCCTGTTCTCCCCGGAAGATCAGACGAGCAAATGCAAGGTGGAGGCCTTCTCTGTATGGGAATTAGGGGATCGTGTGACCCCATCCGCTGCCTCCACTGTGTCTGAAAAAGGGGAGGTCTTTCTTTTCGACCCCATCCGCTCACAGATTAACGCCGATAGTTTCAGGTCCATATGGAACGATCTCTCCGCCAAGTGGAACATTCCGGAGGAGCGATGGGATCGCTTTTTAATCGATACTCCGCTTCTCTACCGTTTCGAATCCGGTCTCGGCGTTCGTCAGAGGAGATTGTCCTTAAGGGAGGTTCCCCGATTTCGAGGACGCATATCCGAGATGGCGGTTCAGATCTCTCGTTGGAGAGAACAGGGGTATTACGTAGCTATCCGAAGTTCGTCCCCTCTGCCGAGCGATTTCGAAGGAATGGACTGGCAGCCCGAGCCCCTTTCCTCCGGTTTTATAGACGACGAGGAGAAGATGGTCTTTTTATCCGACGTAGAGATGTACGGAATCAGGCCGGACAGGAGGACGGAAAGACAGGGAACGCCCAAGGATTGGTCTATTCTTTTCGAGGCCAGGGACTGGTTGGTTCACGAGGATCACGGTCTTTGTCGTTACGGCGGCCTTGAGTCGGTCGAGGGATCCTGGGGAAGACAGGAATTCCTCGTTTTGGAGTTTCAGGACAAGAAGAGATTGCTTTTGCCCACCGGGCAGATTTCGAGGATCTCTCCCTACAAGGGATCGGTGGACGAATCGACGGTTCCGGATCGTCTGGGATCGTCCCGCTGGAGCACTTCTTTGAGAAAAGCGGAGAGGCAGATAGAGGAGGAGGCCAAGGAGCTTCTGGAACTCTATGCCAAGAGAAAGATCGCAAAGGGACACGCTTTCTCTCCCGACGGAGAGGCGATGGAGGAATTTGAGAGGTCGTTCCCCCATGAGGAGACGATAGACCAGTTAAAGGCCATATCGGATGTGAAGAAAGATATGGAGTCGCCGAGACCTATGGATCGTCTCGTCGTAGGAGATGTCGGATATGGAAAGACAGAGGTGGCTCTCAGAGCTGTCTTCAAGGCCGCCATGGACGGATTCCAGGTGTTGGTGTTGGTCCCTACGACCGTTTTAGCCCAACAACATTACATGACGTTCCGTAGCAGAATGGGGCCGTTCCCTCTTAAGGTGGAGCTGCTTTCCCGTTTTGTTTCACAGAGGAGACAGAACGAGATATTGACGGGCTTAGCGGATGGCTCCGTGGACGTGGTGATAGGAACCCATAGGCTTTTACAGAACGATCTCAAGATACGGCGCCTGGGGCTTATAATCGTCGACGAAGAACATCGTTTCGGAGTCGCCCATAAAGAGAGGTTCCGTAAACTGAGATCCGGAGTGGACGTCCTGACCCTTTCGGCAACGCCGATTCCCAGAACTTTTTCCATGGCGATGAAGGGTATGAGAGACGTATCGATAATCGAGACGCCTCCTGGTAACAGACCGGCCATAATAACGGTGACAGGCGCCTGGGACGACGGACTTGTCCGAAAGGCCCTCGCCAGAGAGATGGCGAGAGGCGGTCAGGTCTATATGCTTCACAATAGGGTCGGGACCATAGAGGAAAGAGCCGGATGGGTGAAGAGCCGTTTTCCCGATGTCCGAGTTGCCTTCGCTCACGGTCGAATGAGAGAAAATGAGCTGGAGGAAACTATGATGGCCTTTTACGACGGGGAGATAGATATCTTGGTCTGCACCACTATAGTCGAGAGCGGACTGGACGTCGGAAGAGCCAATACATTGGTGGTGGATGACTCGAGACTGCTCGGCCTCGCCCAGATGCACCAGCTGAGGGGGCGGGTCGGTCGCAGAGACGACACCGCTTACGCCTTTTTTCTCTATCCGTCCGATTGTGTCTTACCTCATTCCACCGCCGAAAGGCTCGACGCCATCGGCAGACTTTCCTTTCAGGGGGCCGGTTACGAACTGGCCAAGGAGGATCTTCACATTCGTGGCGGAGGCGACCTGCTGGGGATGTCCCAACACGGCCACAGGGAGAGGGTCGGACTTCAGCTGTATTATAGAAAATTGCGGGATGAGGTCGATCGTCTGAGAGGAGGGACCACGGGGGAGACGGAGATGGAGATAAGAATACCACTCTCTATTCCTGAAAGCTACATCTCCGTGTCGGCCCTTAGATTGGCCATATATCGTAGAATAGACGAGATAGAAGATTTAGAGGGTCGTGAAAATCTGAGAAACGAGCTTCAGGACAGATTCGGACCGATTCCATCCGAGGTAGATCGACTTTTGGATCTTGCGTTGCTCAGGACTATATGTCGAAAGCGGGGTATAATTCGTTGTATGCTCTCCGAGGAACGATGTGAGATAACCCTGGGAGAGAAGACGGACGTAAGGCTGTCTGCTCTATGGACCGAAAAGAAAGACGAAATGGTCGGTCCCGGAGGCCGATCGGGGATTATATCTTTGCTGGATATCTTGACCGATCGAAAGTCGACTGAAGGAGTGATCTCATGA
- the mazG gene encoding nucleoside triphosphate pyrophosphohydrolase: MKDDSGALFSQLRDIMNRLRAPGGCPWDRKQTYGSLRPHIIEEAYELVDAVDNGDIAGICEESGDLLLQVVFIGVIAEESGDFSLADIVRSISDKLIRRHPHVFGDVDVSDSDEVLRNWEQIKLNEKGGQDNGATVLSGVPKGLPPLIKAFRIQQKAASVGFDWDQSSQLPVFDKIDEEIDEVKTAMESEDRLSMEEEIGDVLFSIVNLARRLGVDPHLALERSNKKFIDRFGRIEQDLRDRNKSWTDTDLDELDSLWARAKAVSRQDGACDNPM, encoded by the coding sequence ATGAAAGACGATAGCGGGGCGCTTTTTTCCCAGTTGAGGGATATCATGAACCGACTGAGAGCCCCCGGGGGCTGTCCTTGGGACAGAAAACAGACCTATGGTTCTCTTCGTCCTCATATCATAGAAGAGGCCTATGAACTGGTCGATGCCGTCGACAACGGCGATATAGCGGGGATATGCGAGGAATCAGGTGATCTTCTGCTCCAGGTCGTCTTCATTGGAGTGATAGCGGAGGAGTCCGGGGATTTCTCCCTGGCGGACATAGTGAGGTCGATATCGGATAAACTGATCCGTAGGCACCCCCACGTTTTCGGCGATGTCGACGTTTCCGATAGCGATGAGGTCTTGAGGAACTGGGAACAGATAAAGCTCAATGAAAAGGGCGGTCAGGATAACGGAGCCACGGTGCTGTCGGGGGTCCCCAAGGGATTACCTCCGCTTATAAAGGCTTTCAGGATACAGCAAAAGGCGGCCAGCGTGGGTTTCGATTGGGACCAGTCGTCTCAATTGCCGGTTTTCGATAAGATAGACGAGGAGATCGACGAGGTCAAGACGGCTATGGAATCGGAGGACAGGCTTTCCATGGAGGAGGAGATAGGGGACGTTCTTTTCTCCATAGTGAATCTGGCTCGTCGGTTAGGGGTGGACCCGCATCTCGCGCTGGAGAGATCGAACAAAAAATTTATCGATCGTTTCGGGAGGATAGAACAGGACCTTCGGGATCGAAATAAGTCATGGACCGATACCGACCTGGACGAACTCGATTCTCTCTGGGCTCGGGCTAAGGCGGTCTCTCGGCAGGATGGTGCGTGCGATAATCCCATGTGA
- a CDS encoding pyruvate carboxylase subunit B, translating into MSQSKNSIRKIGITETALRDAHQSLMATRLRIEDMLPVLEKMDQVGYHSLEVWGGATFDSCMRFLNEDPWERLRVLRKHIKNTKLQMLLRGQNLVGYRHYGDDVVREFVKRAVGNGIDIMRVFDALNDLRNLEVASDQVKREGAHLQMCISYTISPVHTNDLFIDIAGKMRDMGADSICIKDMAGLLSPVDADRLVRGIKKETELPVQVHSHYTSGLASMAYYAAIEAGADVVDCAISPFSMRTSQPASESMVAALSGGPFDTGLSLENMIPIADHFKKLRSKYDDLFVKLDGADTNVLIYQIPGGMYSNLVNQLREQSSEHRLDDVLKEVPVVRKAMGYPPLVTPTSQIVGTQATLNVLVGERWKIIPKEVKNYFMGYYGKPPAEVDPEVQVKALGGEEPITCRPGEKIAPELDRARADIAAWITQPEDVLSYVLFPAVAKDFLMKQYSRLNLRDIGLDEVVEEIAYPV; encoded by the coding sequence ATGAGTCAGTCGAAAAACTCTATCAGGAAAATAGGGATAACCGAGACCGCTTTGAGGGATGCTCACCAGTCCCTCATGGCGACTAGACTCCGGATCGAGGATATGCTGCCGGTCCTCGAAAAGATGGACCAGGTTGGATATCACTCCCTGGAGGTGTGGGGAGGAGCCACCTTCGACTCCTGCATGAGATTCCTCAACGAGGACCCTTGGGAGCGCCTTAGAGTACTCAGGAAACATATCAAGAACACGAAGCTTCAAATGCTCCTTCGTGGACAGAACCTGGTTGGATACAGACATTACGGAGACGACGTCGTGAGGGAATTCGTCAAGAGAGCGGTCGGTAACGGAATCGACATAATGAGGGTCTTCGATGCCCTCAACGATCTTAGAAACCTCGAGGTCGCGTCCGACCAGGTCAAGAGGGAGGGCGCCCACCTCCAGATGTGTATTTCCTATACCATATCTCCGGTGCACACGAACGATCTGTTCATCGACATCGCTGGCAAGATGAGGGATATGGGAGCCGATTCGATATGTATCAAGGATATGGCAGGTCTCCTCAGTCCGGTCGATGCGGATCGTCTGGTAAGAGGGATAAAAAAAGAGACCGAGCTTCCCGTACAGGTTCACAGCCACTACACCAGTGGATTGGCGTCAATGGCCTATTACGCTGCCATAGAGGCCGGTGCGGACGTGGTTGACTGTGCTATATCGCCCTTTTCAATGAGAACCAGTCAGCCCGCTTCAGAGTCCATGGTAGCAGCCTTGTCCGGCGGTCCTTTCGACACGGGACTCTCCTTGGAGAATATGATTCCTATAGCAGACCATTTCAAGAAACTCCGATCCAAGTATGACGATCTTTTCGTGAAGCTCGACGGAGCCGATACAAACGTGTTGATATATCAGATACCGGGAGGAATGTACTCCAACTTGGTGAATCAGCTTAGGGAGCAGTCGTCGGAGCATCGCCTGGACGATGTTCTCAAAGAGGTGCCGGTGGTCAGGAAGGCCATGGGTTATCCTCCGCTGGTGACCCCTACCAGTCAGATAGTCGGTACCCAGGCGACCTTGAACGTCCTCGTAGGAGAGAGATGGAAGATCATTCCAAAGGAAGTGAAGAACTACTTTATGGGTTACTACGGGAAGCCCCCCGCAGAGGTCGATCCCGAGGTCCAGGTGAAGGCCCTCGGAGGGGAGGAGCCCATAACCTGCAGGCCGGGAGAGAAGATCGCCCCCGAGCTCGATAGGGCCAGGGCCGATATAGCTGCCTGGATAACCCAGCCGGAAGATGTCCTCAGTTACGTCCTTTTCCCCGCCGTAGCGAAGGACTTTCTCATGAAACAGTACTCTAGGTTGAATTTAAGGGATATCGGTCTCGACGAGGTAGTCGAAGAGATCGCTTATCCGGTGTGA
- a CDS encoding NifU family protein, with protein sequence MSLIDRINEVVDKSIRPALQSHGGDVEVVSFDEESGVISARLQGACGTCPFAQETLRMQVEAVLKREIPEVSSVVRA encoded by the coding sequence ATGAGTTTGATAGATAGGATAAACGAAGTGGTTGACAAAAGCATCCGTCCTGCCCTTCAAAGTCACGGTGGGGACGTTGAGGTTGTATCCTTCGACGAAGAATCGGGAGTTATCTCCGCCCGTCTTCAAGGGGCTTGCGGTACCTGTCCCTTCGCTCAGGAGACCCTCAGGATGCAGGTAGAGGCGGTCTTGAAGAGGGAGATTCCGGAGGTCTCCTCGGTTGTCAGAGCCTAG